A window of the Archocentrus centrarchus isolate MPI-CPG fArcCen1 chromosome 17, fArcCen1, whole genome shotgun sequence genome harbors these coding sequences:
- the arhgef18a gene encoding rho guanine nucleotide exchange factor 18a, which yields MDELDSRRERLRLSSEDLTDPINLEDSHYTLLQLDLETDAQNLEADSWSLVVDQNYLKTLNKADITKQDIVYELIKTEMHLVHTLKIMLHVYMHELKQSQLIEEDRLRRIFLGIEPLRIIHQHFLKCLKIHHRQSQEEGNPIIYQISEIADTLISQFSGTMGERMKDCYGMFCARHLEADRSYKELIQGNKKLQALDRKIGQLSLVRRMGISDCLLLVTQRITKYPVLVERLIQNTEVGTDEYRSLGEALEFIKNTIMQVNAQIKEYEKAARVREIGQRLDPKSVGRLNGDQVIRREDLIQGNRKVVHEGAVTWKSSGKQKDVHAVLLSDMLLLLQEKDQRLVFAAVDNKPPVISLERLIVREVAMEERAIFLISARTIGLPEMYEIHTGSREERITWEAIIREAMERHQEEVQYHEMITTLQTFQDHFKLRDDQIKMSLAEKQQLLAALYKHVTGQETPHDGLLLGGGTNDLKQLETLLKGAIDDVEILQNLFALKMSSTKVPVKESNMQGRQLRRAQTFGEADSKPAAGTMKNGDDDGDSLGEDRPLRMSHSYNEYMLQGFFSEDPEQCADEETTALLHCNSTSINFPEAEVYDRVIMLAQRLYSLYAIIAQQDSQNALQHAFQSQNQQPTNFNNALFEYEKQRSLDKQREELNNLNKQQAQLREEQQRWEKEKERHRCQMEALEAQVKQKEDERRKLEEKLNKEKLELEMQKESYQHDLERLRETTRSVEKEKERVAQEKERLEKLKMKRVLNIGQRNYDDPSQLWNYSSFRGSVVNGSIPTFIPPTNSLEIPPKVPPRRESILVRPSKSKSPSRLHNTTNQVHKPAPVQQQIPEKLAVAKGKDKSSKKKTHKRAQSAASIELTEVAPIQVTGKGGGSLRSQKKTSPERTLNADTFRPPASVQNVKMPQPSSVSKLRITDTPPPPPPFPKEVIRPPKEKEIFL from the exons ATGGATGAGCTCGATAGCCGGAGAGAGCGGTTGAGGCTCTCCTCTGAGGACTTGACTGATCCCATCAACCTAGAAG ACTCCCATTATACTCTGCTGCAACTTGACCTCGAAACCGATGCCCAGAATTTGGAGGCGGACTCTTGGAGTCTGGTGGTGGACCAGAACTACCTAAAGACCCTGAACAAAGCCGATATTACAAAACAAGACATCGTCTATG AATTGATCAAGACTGAGATGCACCTCGTACACACCTTAAAAATCATGCTCCATGTCTACATGCACGAGCTGAAACAGTCCCAGCTGATAGAAGAGGACCGGCTGAGGAGGATCTTCCTGGGCATTGAACCCCTACGCATCATCCACCAGCACTTCCTCAAATGTCTCAAAATCCACCACAGACAGAGTCAGGAGGAAGGAAATCCAATTATCTACCAAATATCAGAGATAGCGGATACCCTTATCTCTCAG ttttcaggtaCAATGGGAGAACGGATGAAGGATTGTTACGGCATGTTTTGCGCCCGTCACTTAGAAGCCGACCGCTCCTACAAAGAGCTGATCCAGGGCAACAAGAAGCTGCAGGCCCTCGACAGA AAAATAGGTCAGCTGTCTCTGGTGCGAAGGATGGGAATCTCTGACTGCTTATTGTTGGTGACTCAGCGCATCACAAAGTATCCCGTCCTGGTGGAGCGACTCATACAAAACACCGAAG TTGGCACGGATGAGTACAGGTCTTTGGGTGAAGCTTTGGAATTCATCAAAAACACCATCATGCAGGTGAACGCTCAGATCAAAGAATATGAGAAAGCAGCTCGTGTGAGAGAGATTGGCCAGCGTCTGGATCCAAAATCTGTGGGCCGGCTGAACGGAGACCAGGTTATACGCAGAGAGGATCTCATCCAGGGCAACAGGAAAGTGGTGCATGAAGGCGCGGTTACCTGGAAATCATCGGGTAAACAGAAAG ACGTCCACGCTGTGCTGCTGTCAGACATGCTGCTCCTCTTACAAGAGAAAGATCAGAGGcttgtgtttgctgctgtt GATAACAAACCACCTGTGATCTCCCTTGAAAGACTGATAGTCAGAGAAGTCGCCATGGAGGAGAGAGCCATTTTCCTAATTTCTGCACGCACCATCGGCTTGCCGGAGATGTATGAGATCCACACAGGCTCACGAGAGGAGCGCATCACATGGGAGGCCATCATACGAGAAGCGATGGAACG TCATCAGGAAGAGGTGCAGTACCACGAAATGATCACTACTCTGCAAACATTTCAAG ATCACTTTAAGCTGAGGGATGACCAGATAAAGATGAGTctggcagagaagcagcagctcctTGCTGCACTCTATAAACATGTGACCGGGCAGGAAACCCCCCATGATGGGCTGCTGCTTGGAGGAGGCACAAATGACCTCAAGCAGCTGGAAACGCTGCTGAAGGGAGCCATCGATGACG TGGAAATCCTGCAGAACCTGTTTGCCTTGAAGATGAGCAGCACAAAAGTTCCCGTGAAGGAGAGTAACATGCAGGGGCGGCAGCTCAGGAGGGCCCAGACCTTTGGAGAGGCAGATAGTAAACCTGCAGCTGGCACCATGAAAA ATGGAGATGATGATGGTGACAGCCTCGGTGAAGACCGTCCTCTGCGCATGAGTCACAGCTACAATGAATATATGCTCCAGGGCTTCTTCTCTGAAGACCCAGaacagtgt GCTGATGAAGAAACCACTGCTCTCCTACACTGCAATTCAACCTCCATCAATTTCCCTGAGGCTGAG GTGTATGACAGGGTGATAATGCTCGCGCAGAGGCTCTACAGCCTATAT GCAATCATCGCCCAGCAAGACAGCCAGAATGCACTGCAGCACGCCTTTCAGTCGCAGAACCAGCAGCCCACTAACTTCAACAATGCTCTGTTTGAGTATGAGAAGCAGCGCAGCTTGGATAAGCAGAGGGAAGAACTCAACAACTTGAACAAGCAGCAGGCTCAGCTTCGAGAGGAGCAGCAGCGctgggagaaagagaaggagcgGCACAGGTGCCAGATGGAGGCTCTGGAGGCTCAAGTGAAACAGAAGGAGGACGAGCGCAGGAAGTTGGAGGAGAAGCTCAACAAGGAGAAGCTCGAGCTCGAGATGCAGAAAGAAAGCTACCAGCACGACCTGGAGAGATTGAGGGAGACCACAAGATCtgtggagaaagaaaaggagcgCGTGGCTCAGGAGAAGGAGCGTTTagaaaaattaaagatgaaGCGGGTGCTAAATATTGGACAGCGCAACTATGACGATCCTTCACAA ctTTGGAATTATTCATCATTCAGGGGAAGCGTAGTGAACGGCAGCATTCCAACCTTTATTCCCCCCACAAATTCCCTGGAAATTCCTCCAAAAGTTCCACCTCGCAGAGAGAGCATCCTCGTACGCCCATCCAAATCCAAGTCGCCCTCCCGCCTGCACAACACCACTAACCAGGTGCACAAACCTGCACCCGTGCAGCAGCAGATCCCTGAAAAACTGGCTGTTGCCAAGGGAAAGGACAAATCCTCCAAGAAGAAAACCCACAAGAGGGCTCAGAGTGCAG CCTCCATAGAGCTCACCGAGGTGGCGCCCATCCAAGTGACggggaaaggaggaggaagtcTGAGATCCCAAAAGAAGACCAGTCCTGAAAGGACCTTAAATGCAG ATACTTTCAGACCTCCAGCATCAGTCCAGAATGTGAAGATGCCTCAGCCCTCAAGCGTAAGCAAGCTGAGGATCACCGAcactccaccacctccacctcctttcCCCAAAGAAGTTATCAGACCCCCCAAAGAGAAGGAAATCTTCCTTTAA